One genomic segment of Bacteroides caccae includes these proteins:
- a CDS encoding MATE family efflux transporter: MIVYLYTSRIVLKALGIEDYGIYNVVAGVITLFSFFNGALSSATSRFITYELGRENRIGLEKNFRTAFTIHLILAGIILILAETIGLWFVNNKLIIPVERLFAANIIYQFSVLSCVVTIMQVPLNAEIIAHEKMTIYAYMGILDASSKLLIAFFINTCNSDKLIAYGFLLFVTTILLFLVYHIYCKRKFGEYNPSLFYDKSTFKGMLSYSGWSLWGSMAYVLKDQGVNMALNIFFGPVVNAARGITYQVNTALNSFTQNFTIAMNPQIVKSYACNDYNRMFLLFFTGAKFSFFLLLLFSIPIILETEYILAIWLGQIPEYTILFIRLIVINSLIESFTYVIGATVQATGNIKLYQVMVGGLLLLNLPISYLFLKLGCPPYSTFLVAILLSIISIFIRIIILNFLIKVSISHFFINVLGVSMLVGILSCILPYWIHNMMSEGLIRLVCVTICSTFSMLISSWFIGLNHNEKLYIKSVLIGKLKKMIL; this comes from the coding sequence ATGATTGTATATTTATATACTTCTAGGATTGTTTTAAAAGCTTTAGGTATAGAGGATTATGGAATTTATAATGTCGTTGCTGGAGTTATAACTTTATTTTCTTTCTTTAATGGAGCATTAAGTTCCGCGACCTCTCGTTTTATTACTTATGAATTAGGGAGGGAAAATAGAATAGGATTAGAAAAAAACTTTCGTACAGCTTTTACTATACATCTAATACTAGCTGGGATTATTCTCATATTAGCGGAGACAATAGGACTATGGTTTGTGAATAATAAGCTGATTATACCTGTTGAAAGATTGTTTGCTGCTAATATAATTTATCAATTTTCTGTTCTTAGTTGTGTTGTGACAATTATGCAAGTCCCATTAAATGCAGAAATAATAGCTCATGAGAAGATGACAATTTATGCATATATGGGTATTTTAGATGCATCAAGTAAATTACTTATAGCTTTTTTTATCAATACTTGTAATAGTGATAAACTTATAGCGTATGGTTTTCTGTTATTTGTAACTACTATTCTTTTATTTTTAGTTTATCATATTTATTGTAAGAGAAAATTTGGAGAATATAATCCTAGTCTTTTTTATGATAAGAGTACTTTTAAAGGTATGCTTAGCTATTCTGGGTGGAGTTTATGGGGAAGTATGGCTTATGTTTTGAAAGATCAAGGAGTAAATATGGCATTGAATATTTTTTTTGGTCCTGTTGTGAATGCTGCGCGTGGTATAACTTATCAAGTAAATACAGCTCTTAATAGTTTTACTCAAAACTTTACTATAGCGATGAATCCACAAATTGTGAAATCATACGCATGTAATGACTATAATCGAATGTTTCTACTCTTCTTTACAGGGGCAAAGTTTTCATTTTTTCTATTGTTATTATTTTCTATTCCAATTATCTTAGAAACAGAATATATATTAGCGATATGGTTAGGACAAATTCCTGAGTATACAATTTTATTTATTCGTTTGATTGTTATTAATTCTCTTATTGAGTCGTTCACATATGTAATTGGTGCAACTGTACAAGCTACAGGAAACATAAAATTATATCAGGTTATGGTAGGAGGGTTATTGTTGCTAAATCTTCCTATCTCTTATTTATTTTTGAAATTAGGCTGTCCGCCTTATTCTACATTTTTGGTTGCAATATTACTATCAATAATATCAATTTTTATTCGTATAATAATTCTCAATTTTTTAATTAAAGTTTCAATCAGTCATTTTTTTATTAATGTATTAGGTGTATCAATGCTTGTGGGGATACTCTCATGTATATTACCATATTGGATTCACAATATGATGAGTGAAGGATTAATACGCTTAGTTTGTGTTACTATCTGCAGTACATTCAGTATGCTTATTAGTTCTTGGTTTATAGGACTAAATCATAATGAAAAGTTGTATATTAAATCTGTTTTAATAGGAAAATTAAAAAAAATGATTTTATGA